The following is a genomic window from Geoalkalibacter halelectricus.
CGATGCTGGGGCTTTGGGTCGGACGACACCTGTCGCGCGATCTGGTTCGCCGGGTGGCGGGGAAACGCCTGAACAACGTCAGTCGGCGTTTGGCGCAAGGTGGCATTCGCGCCATTCTGGCAGTGCGGTTGATCCCGGTGGCGGCCTTTCCGGTGGTCAACCTGGTGGCGGGCGCTTCGCGAGTACGCACCCGCCACTTTTTCCTCGGCACCCTGATGGGCACCTTGCCGGGTCTTGTCGCCCTCACCCTGATCGGCGATCGCATCAGGGCCGTTGTTTATGATGCCGATCCGTGGAATGTTTTTTTGCTGGGCGCAGCCGTGCTGCTGGTCCTGGGAGGGACGCTGGGCATCCTGCGGATACTCAAACGGTTGGATCTTTTAGAGAAAAAAGGCGGCGTACCCAACTAATCGCGGCCGATGCGGCAGGAGCCCGAATCGCACTTACTCTTGCGTTTGGGTAGAAAAGGGCGAATCCGGGCGAAGCCCTGGTAGCCGAGACGGGCCAGGGGGTTGATGAGGGGCAGGTTGATGAGGGTGCCGAGAAAGCCAAACAGGGTCGAACCGGGAAAGGCCTGCCAGATCGCCCAGAAAGACTCGACGCCCCGATAAACCCGCCCTTGGGCGTCGATGGCGTGCAACTCGTACATGAAATCCTTCAAGGGGATGGAGTACGGCGTCGGATCAAAATCCGCGGCGCTGATATCGATGCCGATCAGGCGCTCCTGACGATCCCTGCGCAGATAATGCTCAACCTCGCGCGCGCACACCGAGCAGGCGCCGTCGTAAAAAATGCGCAGGGGAAATACAGGTTTTTCAGGCATCCGATCCTCCCCTATTCCAGAGCAACCTCCGCCCATACCGGACAATGATCCGAGGGTTTTTCCATGGCGCGGATGTCATAGTCGATCCCGGCCTTTGAACAGCCCTTGAACACCGGCGAAGTCATGAGGATGTGATCGATGCGCAAACCGCGCTTGGGGTCA
Proteins encoded in this region:
- a CDS encoding thiol-disulfide oxidoreductase DCC family protein, whose product is MPEKPVFPLRIFYDGACSVCAREVEHYLRRDRQERLIGIDISAADFDPTPYSIPLKDFMYELHAIDAQGRVYRGVESFWAIWQAFPGSTLFGFLGTLINLPLINPLARLGYQGFARIRPFLPKRKSKCDSGSCRIGRD